Proteins from one Cyclopterus lumpus isolate fCycLum1 chromosome 11, fCycLum1.pri, whole genome shotgun sequence genomic window:
- the ppp1r11 gene encoding E3 ubiquitin-protein ligase PPP1R11, protein MAEAPGTSSETITETVQTSTPPPPQQEGRSLTIKLRKRKTEKKVEWSSDTVDNEHLGRRSSKCCCIYEKPRQFGESSSESEGDDDDDDEGCGSAHCILGHSTRGHGQRGGGGTTVPPNSGGSHTH, encoded by the exons ATGGCGGAGGCTCCCGGGACATCGAGTGAGACGATAACGGAGACCGTTCAGACGAGCACGCCGCCGCCACCCCAGCAG GAGGGACGAAGCCTGACAATcaagctgaggaagaggaagactgAGAAGAAGGTGGAGTGGTCCAGTGACACCGTTGACAATGAGCACCTCGGGAGAAGGTCTTCAAAAT GCTGCTGTATTTATGAGAAGCCCCGGCAGTTTGGAGAGTCGTCCTCTGAAAGCgagggtgatgatgatgatgatgatgaagggtGCGGCAGTGCTCACTGTATCCTGGGCCACAGCACAAGAGGCCATGGacagagggggggtggagggacCACAGTGCCCCCAAACTCTGGAGGGTCACACACCCACTAG